DNA sequence from the Candidatus Angelobacter sp. genome:
CTCAATCACATTTTCAGGATCGTTTCCCCCAATTCCTAATATTAATGGAAGGTTTTTTCCATTAGCTGATTTAATACAATTGATAATATCTATTTTTTCTTCTTCTTTTAAAGAAAAAGGCTCAGCTGTACTTCCTAGTAAAACTAGATAAGAAACTCCTCTTTTGCTAGTGTAAGAAACAAGTTTTTCAAGATTTTGAAAATCAATTTTTCCCTTTTCGCTAAAAGGTGTTATTAGAGCCGCCCCAGTTCCATATAATATACAGTTGTTATCCATATTCTTAAAAATAAACTTATATCTATAAAAATAAATAAGGGTAATTATTGTTTTAGAAGTTTTCAAAGAAAATGTATAAAAATTTTATAGATAACGTTAAAATTTACTGCAAAAGTGGAAAAGGAGGATATGGATCTGTACATTTTCGTAGAGATAGAGGTGCAGATGGAGGAAATGTAATATTTAGAGGAAATCATCATTGCTGGACTCTTTTACATCTAAAATATAAAAAGCATCACATAGCTGAAAACGGTTTTCCTGTTAGTGGGGCGAAAGGTAAAAACTGCGTTATAGAAATCCCAATAGGTACAGTAGTAAAAAATGAGAAAAATGAAATTCTACTCGAGATTACAAAAAATAATCAAACAAAAATTCTATTCAAAGGAGGAAAAGGGGGATTAGGTAATTGGAATTACCGAAGTTCTAAACCTTGTTATTCCCAATATGGAATGAAAGGTAGAGAAGGATGGATTATTCTTGAACTAAAACTTTTATCAGATGTAGGATTAGTTGGATTTCCGAATTCTGGAAAATCTAGTCTATTAGCTGCAATTACTTCCTCAAAACCTAAAATTGCGGAGTATGCATTTACGACCCTAACTCCTCATTTAGGGATTGTTTTTTGTTCTGATTATAGGGATTTTATTATTGCAGATATTCCAGGTTTTATTGAAGGGGCTTCAAAGGGTAAAGGACTAGGATATAGGTTTTTAAAACATCTTGAAAGAAATTCTGTTCTTCTTTTTCTTATTCCAGCAAACACTAAAGATTTTGAAAAAGAGTATGAAATACTCTTGTCTGAACTACGGGAATATAATCCATGTTTGCTTGAGAAACCTCGTTTAATAGTTATTTCTAAATCTGACTTAATTAATGAAAATATTAAAATAAAGAAAAACTTATCTTTTCAACCCATTTTCATTTCATCAAAAAATAAAGAAGGATTGATAGATCTAAAAGAAAAATTATTGGAGAAAGTACAATCTTCTACTTATTTCTTTAGATGACGTTAATCTAGATTCCCTGTCATTTTTTCTGGTCTTACCCAAGAATCAAACTGTTCCGCCGTTAGAAAACCCAAACGTATAGCTTCTTCCTTTAAAGAACTTCCTTTTTTGTATGCTGATTTAGCAATAATAGCCGATTTTTCATATCCAATTTTTG
Encoded proteins:
- the obgE gene encoding GTPase ObgE, whose amino-acid sequence is MYKNFIDNVKIYCKSGKGGYGSVHFRRDRGADGGNVIFRGNHHCWTLLHLKYKKHHIAENGFPVSGAKGKNCVIEIPIGTVVKNEKNEILLEITKNNQTKILFKGGKGGLGNWNYRSSKPCYSQYGMKGREGWIILELKLLSDVGLVGFPNSGKSSLLAAITSSKPKIAEYAFTTLTPHLGIVFCSDYRDFIIADIPGFIEGASKGKGLGYRFLKHLERNSVLLFLIPANTKDFEKEYEILLSELREYNPCLLEKPRLIVISKSDLINENIKIKKNLSFQPIFISSKNKEGLIDLKEKLLEKVQSSTYFFR